From Streptomyces sp. NBC_00370, a single genomic window includes:
- a CDS encoding alpha/beta fold hydrolase, with the protein MSRPPTFVLPPCARARTLTTARGDFAALEAAPEGPPRGTVLLLPGFTGSKEDFTTMLEPLTRAGYRAFAVDGRGQYETPGPDTEEAYAQDELAADVLAQTAAIGAPVHLVGHSMGGQVARVAALADRGAFRSLTLMCSGPAQISPSQQQRVKLLQDVLPVMTMAEVWDAFQTMEPPEEVTAQDGALMRERWLRNNPLQLAVTSRQLATEPDRVAELAALRPPLPMYVLSGERDDTWPVPLLDEMAHRLRARRTVIEGAEHSPNTDRPLETTAALTDFWDLYG; encoded by the coding sequence ATGAGCCGGCCGCCGACCTTCGTCCTGCCCCCCTGCGCACGCGCCCGCACCCTGACCACCGCCAGGGGCGACTTCGCCGCCCTGGAAGCAGCCCCGGAAGGGCCGCCGCGCGGAACCGTCCTCCTGCTGCCCGGCTTCACCGGCAGCAAGGAGGACTTCACGACGATGCTGGAGCCGCTCACCCGCGCCGGCTACCGCGCGTTCGCCGTCGACGGCCGGGGGCAGTACGAGACGCCGGGACCCGACACGGAAGAGGCGTACGCGCAGGACGAGCTGGCCGCCGACGTCCTCGCGCAGACCGCGGCGATCGGCGCCCCGGTGCATCTGGTGGGCCACTCCATGGGCGGCCAGGTCGCCCGCGTCGCCGCACTGGCCGACCGGGGCGCGTTCCGCTCCCTGACGCTGATGTGCTCGGGCCCCGCGCAGATCTCCCCGTCGCAGCAGCAGCGGGTGAAGCTCCTCCAGGACGTGCTGCCCGTCATGACGATGGCGGAGGTCTGGGACGCCTTCCAGACGATGGAGCCGCCGGAGGAGGTCACGGCGCAGGACGGCGCGCTGATGCGGGAGCGCTGGCTGCGCAACAATCCGCTCCAGCTCGCCGTCACCAGCCGCCAGCTCGCGACCGAACCGGACCGGGTGGCCGAACTGGCCGCGCTGCGGCCGCCGTTGCCCATGTACGTACTGTCCGGCGAACGCGACGACACCTGGCCGGTGCCGCTCCTGGACGAGATGGCCCACCGGCTGCGGGCGCGCAGGACGGTGATCGAGGGTGCGGAGCACTCCCCCAACACGGACAGACCGCTGGAGACGACGGCGGCACTGACGGACTTCTGGGACCTGTACGGCTGA
- a CDS encoding ferritin-like fold-containing protein, translating into METPDNATAPESTAVTPTGIAAQDWATASSEPQYHAAVVDLLGALAYGELAAFERLAEDAKLAPTLPDKAALAKMAAAEFHHFEQLNERLSEIDVEPTSAMEPFAKALDEFHRQTAPSDWLEGLVKAYVGDSIASDFYREVAARLDTDTRALVLAVLDDTGHGNFAVEKVRAAIEAEPRVGGRLALWARRLMGEALSQAQRVVADRDALSTMLVGGVADGFDLAEVGRMFSRITEAHTKRMAALGLAA; encoded by the coding sequence ATGGAGACGCCCGACAACGCCACCGCACCCGAATCCACCGCCGTAACACCCACCGGGATCGCCGCCCAGGACTGGGCCACAGCTTCCTCGGAGCCGCAGTACCACGCGGCCGTCGTGGATCTGCTGGGAGCGCTGGCCTACGGCGAGCTCGCGGCCTTCGAGCGGCTCGCCGAGGACGCCAAACTCGCGCCGACCCTGCCCGACAAGGCCGCCCTCGCGAAAATGGCCGCCGCGGAATTCCACCACTTCGAGCAGCTCAACGAACGGCTCAGCGAGATCGACGTGGAACCCACGAGCGCGATGGAGCCCTTCGCCAAGGCACTCGACGAATTCCACCGGCAGACCGCGCCTTCGGACTGGCTGGAAGGGCTGGTCAAGGCATATGTCGGCGATTCCATCGCCAGTGACTTCTACCGTGAGGTGGCCGCCCGGCTCGACACGGACACCCGCGCGCTGGTGCTCGCTGTGCTGGACGACACAGGGCACGGCAACTTCGCCGTCGAGAAGGTGCGCGCGGCGATCGAGGCGGAGCCGCGCGTCGGCGGCCGGCTCGCGCTGTGGGCGCGGCGGCTGATGGGCGAGGCGCTGTCGCAGGCGCAGCGGGTCGTGGCGGACCGGGACGCGCTGTCCACGATGCTGGTGGGCGGGGTGGCCGACGGGTTCGACCTGGCCGAGGTGGGCCGGATGTTCTCGCGGATCACCGAGGCACACACCAAGCGGATGGCGGCGCTGGGCCTCGCCGCCTGA
- a CDS encoding MarC family protein: protein MFDFAVFGSLFLTLFVIMDPPGITPIFLALTSGRPGKIQRAMAWQAAAVAFGVITVFGILGQQILDYLHVSIPALMIAGGLLLLLIALDLLTGKTDEPKQTKDVNVALVPLGMPLLAGPGAIVSVILAVQHANGASAQVSVWAAIVAMHLVLWLTMRYSLLIIRVIKEGGVVLVTRLAGMMLSAIAVQQIINGITQVIRTS from the coding sequence GTGTTCGACTTCGCCGTGTTCGGCTCCCTCTTCCTCACCCTCTTCGTGATCATGGACCCCCCCGGCATCACGCCGATCTTCCTCGCCCTGACCTCGGGCCGGCCGGGCAAGATCCAGCGCGCCATGGCCTGGCAGGCGGCGGCCGTCGCCTTCGGGGTGATCACCGTCTTCGGCATCCTGGGCCAGCAGATCCTGGACTACCTGCACGTCTCCATCCCGGCCCTGATGATCGCCGGCGGTCTGCTCCTGCTGCTGATCGCGCTGGACCTGCTGACCGGCAAGACCGACGAGCCCAAGCAGACGAAGGACGTGAACGTCGCCCTCGTCCCGCTCGGCATGCCCCTGCTCGCGGGTCCCGGCGCCATCGTCTCCGTCATCCTGGCCGTACAACACGCGAACGGCGCCTCGGCCCAGGTCTCCGTCTGGGCGGCGATCGTCGCCATGCACCTGGTGCTGTGGCTGACCATGCGCTACTCGCTGCTGATCATCCGGGTCATCAAGGAAGGCGGCGTGGTCCTGGTGACGAGACTCGCGGGCATGATGCTGTCGGCCATCGCGGTGCAGCAGATCATCAACGGCATCACCCAGGTGATCCGCACGAGCTGA
- a CDS encoding DEAD/DEAH box helicase produces the protein MSAFPIQEMTLPVALSGKDVIGQAKTGTGKTLGFGIPLLECVTVPADVEAGRAVPEKLTNAPQALVVVPTRELCQQVTNDLLTAGKVRNVRVLAIYGGRAYEPQVEALKKGVDVIVGTPGRLLDLAGQRKLDLSHVRSLVLDEADEMLDLGFLPDVERIIQLLPAKRQTMLFSATMPGAVIGLARRYMSQPTHISATSPDDAGATVANTTQRVYRAHSMDKPEMVARILQAEGRGLAMIFCRTKRTAADIADQLAQRGFASGAVHGDLGQGAREQALRAFRNGKVDVLVCTDVAARGIDVEGVTHVINYQSPEEEKTYLHRIGRTGRAGASGIAVTLVDWDDIPRWQLINKALDLGFPDPPETYSTSAHLFEELNIPAGTRGILPRTDRTRAGLSAEQVEDLGETGGRGRKSAATATPVREERPARTRTPRQRRRTRGGAAAESAAVTAVAPVTPVAPVAVTEPADEPQFQQAPLPAVEPAEPRTPRRRRRTRASAVETVAAPETATAEPVIAEPAAEAEEAAVKPRRRRTRAAKPAADAVETAVTTEAPAEAPVAEAPAVETKPRRRTRVAKQSAESAVAAKAVPTEAPAEAPVAEEKPRRRTRAKKAVAVETAESVPAPAAAPEAGAETAPTAPKQRRRRASTAAATTTES, from the coding sequence ATGTCCGCCTTCCCGATCCAAGAGATGACCCTGCCGGTCGCGCTGTCCGGCAAGGATGTCATCGGGCAGGCCAAGACCGGCACGGGCAAGACCCTCGGTTTCGGCATCCCCCTGCTCGAATGCGTCACCGTCCCCGCGGACGTCGAGGCCGGCCGCGCCGTGCCCGAGAAGCTGACGAACGCGCCGCAGGCGCTCGTCGTCGTACCGACCCGCGAGCTGTGCCAGCAGGTCACCAACGACCTGCTGACCGCCGGCAAGGTCCGCAATGTGCGGGTCCTCGCCATCTACGGCGGCCGGGCGTACGAGCCGCAGGTCGAAGCGCTGAAGAAGGGCGTCGACGTGATCGTCGGCACCCCCGGCCGGCTGCTCGACCTGGCGGGCCAGCGCAAGCTCGACCTCTCGCACGTGCGCTCGCTCGTGCTCGACGAGGCCGACGAGATGCTCGACCTGGGCTTCCTGCCCGACGTCGAGCGGATCATCCAGCTGCTGCCGGCCAAGCGCCAGACGATGCTCTTCTCCGCGACGATGCCGGGCGCCGTGATCGGTCTCGCCCGCCGCTACATGTCGCAGCCCACCCACATCAGCGCCACGTCGCCCGACGACGCCGGCGCGACCGTGGCCAACACCACACAGCGCGTCTACCGCGCCCACTCCATGGACAAGCCGGAGATGGTCGCGCGCATCCTCCAGGCCGAAGGCCGTGGCCTCGCCATGATCTTCTGCCGTACGAAGCGCACGGCCGCCGACATCGCCGACCAGCTCGCCCAGCGCGGCTTCGCCTCCGGCGCCGTCCACGGCGACCTGGGCCAGGGCGCCAGGGAGCAGGCGCTGCGCGCCTTCCGCAACGGCAAGGTGGACGTGCTGGTCTGCACGGACGTCGCCGCCCGTGGCATCGACGTCGAAGGCGTGACACACGTCATCAACTACCAGTCGCCGGAGGAGGAGAAGACCTACCTCCACCGCATCGGCCGCACCGGCCGCGCGGGCGCCTCGGGTATCGCCGTCACGCTGGTCGACTGGGACGACATCCCGCGCTGGCAGCTGATCAACAAGGCGCTGGACCTGGGCTTCCCCGACCCGCCCGAGACGTACTCGACCTCGGCGCACCTCTTCGAGGAGCTGAACATCCCGGCCGGCACGCGGGGCATCCTGCCGCGTACCGACCGGACCCGCGCCGGGCTCTCCGCCGAGCAGGTCGAGGACCTGGGCGAGACGGGCGGCCGTGGCCGCAAGTCCGCCGCGACGGCCACCCCGGTACGGGAGGAGCGCCCGGCCCGTACGCGCACACCGCGTCAGCGCCGCCGCACCCGTGGCGGAGCGGCGGCCGAGTCGGCCGCCGTGACCGCCGTGGCTCCTGTCACGCCGGTCGCACCGGTCGCCGTGACCGAGCCGGCCGACGAGCCGCAGTTCCAGCAGGCGCCCCTGCCGGCTGTCGAGCCCGCCGAGCCGCGCACGCCGCGTCGGCGCCGGCGTACCCGCGCGAGCGCCGTCGAGACCGTGGCCGCCCCTGAGACGGCGACGGCCGAGCCCGTCATCGCCGAGCCGGCAGCGGAGGCGGAGGAGGCCGCGGTCAAGCCGCGCCGCCGCCGTACCCGCGCGGCGAAGCCCGCGGCGGACGCCGTGGAGACGGCGGTGACGACCGAGGCACCGGCCGAGGCGCCCGTCGCCGAGGCACCGGCGGTGGAGACCAAGCCCCGCCGCCGCACCCGCGTCGCCAAGCAGTCGGCCGAGTCGGCCGTGGCCGCCAAGGCGGTGCCCACCGAGGCACCGGCCGAAGCGCCGGTCGCCGAGGAGAAGCCCCGCCGCCGCACCCGCGCCAAGAAGGCCGTGGCTGTCGAGACGGCCGAGTCCGTCCCGGCGCCCGCCGCCGCTCCGGAGGCCGGGGCCGAAACCGCCCCGACCGCGCCGAAGCAGCGCCGCCGCCGTGCCAGTACGGCAGCGGCGACGACAACCGAGAGCTGA
- a CDS encoding dihydrofolate reductase family protein: MAQLLRVQNFNVSSDGIGAGEDQTLERPFGHVDPGKLFAWAGATASWPMRTDPGGSRGLDDYLTRDYPRNIGAEIMGRNKFGPLRGPWQDHEWQGWWGDEPPFRTPVFVLTHHERPSLTLSDTTFHFVAGDPATVLEQAKEAAQGKDVRLGGGATTIRQFLDADLVDTLHVAVSPLKLGTGVRLWESPDDLLDRFHLDVVPSPSGVTHHLFWRK, from the coding sequence ATGGCTCAGCTGCTGAGAGTCCAGAATTTCAACGTATCGAGCGACGGTATCGGCGCCGGTGAGGACCAGACCCTGGAGAGGCCGTTCGGTCATGTCGATCCCGGGAAGCTGTTCGCCTGGGCCGGTGCCACGGCGAGCTGGCCCATGCGCACCGACCCCGGGGGCAGCCGGGGCCTGGACGACTACCTCACGCGGGACTATCCCCGCAACATCGGCGCCGAGATCATGGGCCGCAACAAGTTCGGGCCCCTGCGCGGGCCCTGGCAGGACCACGAGTGGCAGGGCTGGTGGGGCGACGAGCCCCCGTTCCGCACCCCGGTCTTCGTCCTGACCCACCACGAGCGCCCCTCGCTCACGCTGTCCGACACCACGTTCCACTTCGTCGCCGGCGACCCGGCCACGGTCCTCGAACAGGCCAAGGAGGCGGCGCAGGGCAAGGACGTCCGACTGGGCGGCGGCGCCACCACCATCCGCCAGTTCCTCGACGCCGACCTGGTCGACACCCTGCACGTCGCGGTCTCCCCGCTGAAGCTCGGCACAGGAGTACGCCTCTGGGAGTCCCCTGACGACCTGCTCGACCGCTTCCACCTGGACGTCGTCCCCAGCCCGAGCGGAGTGACCCACCACCTCTTCTGGCGCAAGTAA
- a CDS encoding DUF3107 domain-containing protein, which translates to MEVKIGVQHAPREIVLESGQSAEEVERAVADALAGKAQLLSLTDEKGRRVLVPADRVAYVEIGEPTTRRVGFGTL; encoded by the coding sequence GTGGAGGTCAAGATCGGCGTGCAGCACGCACCCCGGGAGATCGTTCTGGAGAGCGGGCAGTCCGCCGAAGAGGTTGAGCGCGCCGTGGCCGACGCGCTGGCCGGCAAGGCGCAGCTGCTCAGTCTCACGGACGAGAAGGGCCGCAGGGTCCTCGTACCGGCCGACCGGGTCGCGTACGTGGAGATCGGTGAGCCGACGACACGACGGGTCGGATTCGGCACGCTGTAG
- a CDS encoding NYN domain-containing protein, with the protein MSEAEIDPETSDIGARLERTNALLQRMLAEVAKTPSTHAIFVDAGYVYAAAGLLVTGTEDRRSFDLDAEGLIEAFIDKARIIFADSRLLRVYWYDGARRRIHTPEQQSIAELPDVKVRLGNLNANNQQKGVDSLIRTDLESLARHRAISDAALVGGDEDLVSAVEAAQGYGARVHLWGIEAADGRNQAEPLLWEVDSQRTFDLEFCKPYVSRRPVTTYEHEGDPPPSRDQVRFVGAQIAATWLVERGREAMGELLPGLPYLPGPVDQDLLIEAERLLQRSLRGHSMLRRALRDGFWQHLQSQY; encoded by the coding sequence ATGAGTGAGGCAGAGATCGATCCAGAGACCAGCGACATCGGCGCCCGGCTGGAGCGCACCAACGCACTGCTCCAGAGGATGCTCGCCGAGGTCGCGAAGACTCCGTCCACGCATGCCATCTTCGTCGACGCCGGTTACGTCTATGCTGCGGCCGGGTTGCTTGTAACGGGTACCGAGGACCGGCGGTCGTTCGATCTTGACGCCGAAGGGCTCATCGAGGCGTTCATCGACAAGGCCAGGATCATCTTCGCGGACAGCAGGCTGCTGCGCGTCTACTGGTACGACGGCGCCAGGCGCCGTATCCACACCCCGGAGCAGCAGTCCATCGCCGAGCTGCCCGACGTCAAGGTGCGGCTCGGCAATCTCAACGCCAACAACCAGCAGAAGGGCGTCGACTCGCTGATCCGTACGGATCTCGAATCGCTCGCCCGGCACCGCGCCATCAGCGACGCCGCGCTGGTCGGCGGCGACGAGGACCTGGTGTCGGCCGTCGAGGCCGCGCAGGGCTACGGGGCGCGGGTGCATCTGTGGGGCATCGAGGCGGCCGACGGGCGCAACCAGGCCGAGCCGCTGCTCTGGGAGGTCGACAGCCAGCGCACCTTCGACCTCGAATTCTGCAAGCCGTACGTCTCCCGGCGGCCGGTCACCACGTACGAGCACGAGGGCGACCCGCCGCCCTCACGCGACCAGGTCCGGTTCGTCGGCGCGCAGATCGCGGCCACCTGGCTGGTCGAGCGGGGACGGGAGGCGATGGGCGAGCTGCTGCCGGGGCTGCCGTACCTGCCGGGCCCGGTGGACCAGGACCTGCTGATCGAGGCGGAGAGGCTGCTCCAGCGGTCCCTGCGAGGCCACTCCATGCTGCGCAGGGCCCTGCGGGACGGGTTCTGGCAGCATCTTCAGTCGCAGTACTGA
- a CDS encoding TetR/AcrR family transcriptional regulator, producing MTAIEQTEAARPRGTRLPRRARRNQLLGAAQEVFVAQGYHAAAMDDIADRAGVSKPVLYQHFPGKLELYLALLDQHCEALLQAVRTALASTTDNKLRVEATMDAYFAYVEDEGGAFRLVFESDLTNEPAVRERVDRVALQCAEAISDVIASDTALSKEESMLLAVGLGGVSQVVARYWLSSESAIPRERAVELLTSLAWRGIAGFPLHGSEQHPDKP from the coding sequence GTGACAGCCATAGAGCAGACCGAGGCGGCACGCCCACGGGGGACGCGGCTGCCGCGTCGCGCCAGGCGCAACCAGCTGCTGGGCGCGGCTCAGGAAGTGTTCGTCGCGCAGGGCTACCACGCGGCGGCGATGGACGACATCGCCGACCGGGCGGGCGTCAGCAAGCCGGTCCTGTACCAGCACTTCCCCGGCAAGCTTGAGCTGTACCTGGCCCTCCTCGACCAGCACTGCGAGGCGCTGCTCCAGGCGGTCCGTACGGCACTGGCGTCGACGACCGACAACAAGCTGCGCGTCGAGGCGACGATGGACGCCTACTTCGCCTACGTCGAGGACGAGGGCGGCGCCTTCCGGCTGGTCTTCGAGTCGGACCTGACGAACGAGCCCGCGGTGCGCGAGCGCGTCGACCGCGTGGCGCTCCAGTGCGCCGAGGCGATCAGCGACGTCATCGCCTCCGACACCGCGCTGTCCAAGGAAGAGTCCATGCTGCTGGCCGTCGGCCTCGGCGGCGTGTCCCAGGTGGTCGCCCGCTACTGGCTGTCGAGCGAGTCCGCCATCCCCAGGGAGCGGGCCGTCGAGCTCCTCACCTCACTGGCCTGGCGCGGTATCGCCGGCTTCCCGCTGCACGGCAGCGAGCAGCACCCCGACAAGCCTTAG